In one window of Bacillota bacterium DNA:
- the tadA gene encoding tRNA adenosine(34) deaminase TadA, producing MTKDELYMSQAVDQAILAGRCGEVPIGAVIVQDGKILAADRNRREELNDATAHAEVLVIRQAGNMLAGWRLPGCTVYVTLEPCPMCAGALVLARIDRLVFGAHDPKGGAAGTLLNIVQDDRLNHTMEVTGGVMEEECSGLLKEFFREKRE from the coding sequence TTGACAAAAGACGAACTTTACATGAGCCAGGCAGTTGATCAGGCAATACTTGCTGGTCGTTGTGGAGAAGTGCCGATTGGAGCTGTCATCGTCCAGGATGGTAAAATACTTGCAGCAGACCGTAACAGAAGAGAAGAACTGAATGACGCTACAGCTCACGCCGAGGTTCTGGTGATACGCCAGGCAGGCAATATGCTTGCTGGTTGGCGGCTGCCGGGTTGTACGGTATATGTTACCCTGGAACCATGTCCCATGTGTGCTGGAGCATTGGTATTAGCCCGTATTGATCGACTGGTATTCGGTGCTCATGATCCAAAAGGAGGAGCAGCAGGGACTCTTCTGAATATTGTGCAGGATGACCGACTGAATCATACCATGGAAGTCACCGGTGGGGTCATGGAGGAAGAGTGTTCCGGGCTTTTAAAGGAGTTTTTCCGTGAAAAAAGAGAATGA
- a CDS encoding dipeptide ABC transporter ATP-binding protein, whose amino-acid sequence MINELLRVENLVLYYPIKGGFLGRTVNQVKAVDDISFTVFEGETLSIVGESGCGKSTAGRAILYLEKPTSGKVYFDRIDLTSLNKKAMRAMRKNMQIIFQDPYASINPRQMVAQVLSEAMQIQNIVPREERRKRAIELLETVGLAAYHADRYPHEFSGGQRQRIGIARALSLNPRLIVCDEAVSALDVSIRAQILNLLKQLQRDFQLTYLFISHDLGVVRHISDRILVMYLGKIVEIADKYSLFDNPKHPYTRALLSAIPVPRPGRKRERIVLKGDVPSSIDPPEGCRFHTRCPYAVERCGVEAPELRSAGEMKAGHMAACHFFIEIGGGRMVMNN is encoded by the coding sequence GTGATTAATGAACTGCTCAGAGTCGAAAACCTGGTATTATACTATCCGATCAAGGGTGGCTTTCTCGGCCGGACAGTTAATCAGGTGAAAGCTGTAGATGATATATCTTTTACAGTATTTGAAGGCGAAACATTAAGTATCGTGGGGGAATCAGGATGCGGTAAATCTACTGCCGGCAGGGCAATACTGTACTTGGAAAAACCAACCTCCGGAAAGGTATATTTTGATAGGATTGATCTTACATCCCTGAATAAAAAAGCTATGCGTGCCATGCGAAAAAATATGCAAATCATATTTCAGGATCCCTATGCATCGATCAACCCGCGGCAGATGGTGGCCCAGGTTCTTTCAGAGGCGATGCAGATTCAAAATATAGTTCCCCGGGAAGAACGAAGGAAGCGTGCGATTGAACTGCTTGAAACTGTTGGTTTAGCTGCTTATCATGCAGATCGCTATCCCCATGAATTCAGCGGCGGGCAGAGGCAGCGCATCGGAATAGCCCGGGCGCTATCGCTAAATCCAAGGCTAATTGTCTGTGATGAAGCAGTTTCTGCTCTTGATGTTTCGATCAGGGCGCAGATTTTAAACCTCCTGAAGCAGCTGCAGAGAGATTTTCAGTTGACCTATCTATTCATTTCTCATGACTTAGGGGTAGTCCGTCATATCTCGGACCGGATCCTGGTCATGTACCTGGGCAAAATCGTGGAAATAGCCGATAAATATTCACTTTTTGATAACCCCAAACATCCTTACACCCGGGCGCTGTTGTCTGCCATACCGGTACCCAGGCCGGGGCGAAAAAGAGAACGGATTGTGCTTAAGGGAGATGTTCCATCTTCAATAGATCCACCTGAAGGCTGCCGTTTTCATACCCGCTGCCCCTATGCAGTCGAGAGATGCGGTGTTGAAGCTCCCGAACTACGTTCTGCAGGGGAGATGAAAGCGGGGCATATGGCTGCCTGCCACTTTTTTATAGAGATAGGTGGTGGCAGAATGGTTATGAATAATTAG
- a CDS encoding ABC transporter ATP-binding protein, with product MSRVEPILKINNLCTSFFTDEGEIKAIDGVSLDIPKGETLGVVGESGCGKSVMALSVLRLVEKPGRIIRGEILFKGENIINKSEKEMLSIRGNQISMIFQEPMTSLNPVLTVGEQIREALHVHQNMGNKEARSKSVEMLKLVGIPTPEKRIDQYPFELSGGMRQRVMIAMALACVPELLIADEPTTALDVTIQAQILELIKELQDKLGMSVIIITHDLGIVAETCNYVAVMYSGSIVEYADVDSLFNDPKHPYTAGLFNSLPRHDIDRDELEAIKGSVPSPSELPAGCRFAPRCPYAEEICIKELPGLENLTSNRLVRCWIYSSNWKGRREVLRSGD from the coding sequence GTGTCCCGGGTTGAGCCAATTTTAAAAATCAATAATCTCTGCACTTCGTTTTTTACCGATGAAGGTGAAATAAAAGCGATTGACGGTGTTTCGCTCGATATACCAAAAGGAGAAACATTAGGTGTTGTCGGGGAATCCGGATGTGGGAAAAGCGTAATGGCCCTGTCAGTTCTCAGGCTTGTTGAAAAACCCGGTAGAATTATCAGGGGAGAAATACTCTTCAAAGGTGAGAATATAATAAATAAGAGTGAAAAGGAAATGCTATCGATAAGGGGCAACCAGATTTCTATGATTTTCCAGGAGCCGATGACATCACTGAACCCGGTTTTAACGGTGGGAGAGCAAATCAGGGAAGCACTGCATGTACACCAGAATATGGGTAACAAAGAAGCGAGATCTAAGTCTGTCGAGATGCTTAAACTGGTTGGCATCCCCACTCCGGAAAAAAGAATTGATCAGTATCCCTTTGAACTGTCAGGTGGTATGAGACAGAGAGTGATGATCGCCATGGCTCTGGCCTGTGTTCCTGAACTGCTTATAGCAGATGAGCCTACAACAGCTTTGGATGTAACAATCCAGGCCCAGATCCTGGAGTTGATCAAGGAGCTTCAGGATAAATTGGGTATGTCGGTTATAATCATTACCCATGATCTTGGGATTGTTGCGGAAACATGCAATTATGTGGCTGTTATGTACAGCGGTAGTATAGTTGAGTACGCCGATGTAGATTCGCTCTTTAATGATCCGAAGCATCCTTACACAGCTGGTTTATTTAATTCGCTTCCACGGCATGATATTGATCGGGATGAGTTGGAAGCTATTAAGGGATCGGTGCCCAGCCCTTCGGAGCTCCCTGCAGGGTGCCGTTTTGCTCCCCGCTGTCCTTATGCTGAAGAAATATGTATTAAGGAATTACCTGGATTAGAAAATCTTACATCCAACCGCCTTGTCCGCTGCTGGATTTACAGCAGTAACTGGAAAGGCCGCAGGGAGGTGCTCAGATCCGGTGATTAA
- a CDS encoding MoxR family ATPase: MNEIHKILANVSRVIIGKEDKIKILLAAIFSNGHILIEDVPGTGKTTLAKAIAKSLGCTFKRIQFTPDLMPSDIIGLSVYDKHKDDFIFKPGPVLSQFILADEINRTSPKTQSALLEAMAEKQVTVDGFTHLLPVPFIVIATQNPIEYEGTYPLPEAQLDRFMLSISIGYPDPLDEQKILKLQPGSDLLLEVDTVIQSNELISIQEKVTTVHISMAVEEYIVKLTQATRIHPDILLGISPRGSQYLYSAARGFAFLHNREYVLPDDIKMLVIPVFSHRLILKPQARLKGKTASDVLGEILDKTQVPVSFNVTD; this comes from the coding sequence ATGAATGAAATCCATAAGATCCTGGCTAATGTAAGCAGAGTAATCATCGGCAAGGAAGATAAGATAAAAATCTTACTGGCCGCAATATTTTCCAACGGACATATCTTGATTGAAGATGTTCCCGGCACAGGAAAAACCACCCTTGCCAAGGCAATAGCCAAATCTCTGGGTTGTACTTTTAAACGAATACAATTCACCCCGGATCTAATGCCCTCGGATATTATCGGCTTATCGGTCTATGATAAACATAAAGACGATTTTATTTTTAAGCCCGGTCCTGTACTTAGCCAATTTATTCTTGCCGATGAGATAAATCGGACATCCCCTAAAACCCAGTCCGCTTTGCTGGAGGCAATGGCTGAAAAACAGGTAACTGTAGATGGATTTACCCACCTTCTGCCAGTACCGTTTATTGTGATCGCCACTCAGAATCCTATAGAATACGAAGGAACATATCCTCTTCCTGAAGCCCAGCTTGACAGATTTATGCTCTCCATATCAATCGGCTATCCTGATCCCCTGGATGAGCAAAAAATCTTAAAACTTCAACCCGGCAGCGACCTTCTTTTAGAAGTTGATACTGTTATACAGTCAAATGAGCTAATCAGTATTCAGGAAAAGGTTACAACCGTTCATATTTCTATGGCGGTAGAAGAATATATTGTTAAACTGACCCAGGCAACCCGTATTCATCCGGATATCTTACTGGGTATCAGCCCAAGGGGTTCTCAATATCTTTATAGCGCTGCCAGGGGCTTTGCCTTTTTGCATAATCGGGAGTACGTATTACCTGACGACATTAAAATGCTGGTTATTCCCGTTTTTTCGCATCGCCTGATTCTCAAGCCACAGGCACGTTTGAAAGGCAAAACCGCTTCAGATGTTTTGGGTGAGATTTTGGATAAAACCCAGGTGCCGGTGAGTTTCAATGTTACAGATTAA
- a CDS encoding ABC transporter permease, whose protein sequence is MRSLSTENPAASNSDLKSNSGWKVIYKKLSRNKAALIGGYLILLLIVVAIIGPSLTVYDPFRVDYSTKLLSPSSTHWLGTDHNGRDIFTRLVHGTSITLYIGFLSVLVGAVIGVPLGIISGYYGKIYDSIIMRCIDVLLAFPGILLAIALVSVLGGSIFNVILAVGVFSVPGFARIVRGSTMAVSKLEYIDAVRALGASDLRIIVLHILPNILSPIIVQATIRIAIAILIASGLSFLGLGAQPPTPEWGAMLSSGRSYMFDHPHVALFPGLAIVTVVLAFNLFGDGLRDAFDPKMKA, encoded by the coding sequence ATGCGCAGCCTGTCAACCGAAAACCCTGCAGCCTCTAATTCTGATCTGAAAAGTAATTCAGGCTGGAAGGTGATTTATAAAAAATTAAGCAGGAATAAAGCAGCTCTAATCGGTGGATATCTAATTCTGCTGTTAATAGTTGTTGCCATAATCGGTCCTTCTTTAACTGTGTACGACCCTTTCAGAGTTGACTATTCTACCAAACTGCTCAGCCCGTCATCAACACACTGGCTTGGAACGGATCACAACGGGCGGGATATTTTTACCCGACTTGTCCACGGAACATCCATTACCCTCTATATTGGATTTCTATCAGTTCTGGTCGGAGCGGTGATAGGCGTTCCCCTGGGTATTATTTCCGGTTACTACGGAAAGATATATGACTCCATAATAATGCGCTGCATTGATGTACTGCTTGCATTCCCGGGTATATTACTGGCAATTGCCCTTGTGTCAGTTCTTGGTGGGAGCATATTCAACGTGATTCTCGCTGTTGGTGTTTTTTCTGTCCCCGGGTTTGCCCGGATTGTAAGAGGCTCTACCATGGCTGTGAGTAAATTGGAATACATTGATGCTGTAAGAGCTCTGGGCGCAAGCGATCTGCGTATTATAGTTTTACACATATTACCAAATATCTTATCGCCAATTATTGTTCAGGCTACAATCCGAATTGCAATCGCTATTTTAATCGCCAGCGGCTTATCATTTCTCGGTCTGGGCGCACAACCGCCTACTCCTGAATGGGGAGCCATGCTAAGCTCGGGGCGTAGTTATATGTTCGATCATCCACATGTGGCTCTATTTCCCGGGTTGGCTATTGTGACAGTTGTTTTGGCCTTTAATCTCTTCGGTGATGGATTACGGGATGCTTTTGATCCTAAAATGAAAGCGTAG
- a CDS encoding DUF58 domain-containing protein, which yields MLQIKKPVYIYGVILLGIIALMVGGKFPYLFFYISVLIFLFPYLWLSFSLRNLSGSIRVSSTHAEVGQFITVTYEIKNSRNGRFPYLELTDIIGQTFQVPTEKKFVSLNSEETIIVEKEVICSRRGRYDLKEFQVKTGDPFNFFQLSKPLATGEEIRVYPKLKILQGITPSAKQHFGNLAVQELYYESYSQISDLREWQYGDSVKKIHWKQSARQNRLIVKNFDHKGDATLNIFIDMRIKSFQHDNNYQLEDLAIETAASVLFTSLGNNMPVEVFSELISAGSLVGRHYNDYWDIMDTLITFSPKSKTDFSIYLVNQSFYLPPGSCLFLITPLINLQDAATFMSLKQKGYIINLFFLTFNELSKSERTILDRLNCTGVKVFVLNPSEVTEDGSRTI from the coding sequence ATGTTACAGATTAAAAAACCGGTTTATATTTATGGAGTCATTTTATTGGGGATTATCGCTCTAATGGTTGGTGGCAAATTCCCCTATCTTTTTTTCTATATCTCGGTTTTAATCTTCCTCTTTCCTTACTTATGGCTCTCATTCAGCTTACGCAATTTAAGCGGATCAATCCGTGTATCTTCTACCCATGCCGAAGTCGGCCAATTTATTACTGTGACTTATGAAATAAAAAACTCACGTAACGGTAGATTTCCTTACCTGGAATTAACGGATATTATCGGACAAACTTTCCAGGTTCCCACTGAAAAGAAATTTGTCAGCCTCAATTCGGAAGAAACAATTATTGTCGAAAAAGAAGTTATATGTTCACGCAGAGGAAGATACGACCTTAAGGAATTTCAGGTAAAAACAGGGGATCCTTTTAACTTTTTTCAGTTAAGCAAACCGCTTGCTACAGGTGAAGAAATAAGGGTCTACCCAAAGTTAAAAATTCTCCAGGGCATAACGCCGAGCGCAAAACAGCATTTTGGCAACCTGGCTGTTCAGGAACTGTACTATGAGAGCTACAGCCAGATATCAGATTTGAGGGAGTGGCAGTACGGAGATAGTGTAAAAAAAATACACTGGAAACAATCTGCCAGACAAAACCGTCTTATTGTAAAAAATTTTGACCATAAGGGAGATGCAACATTAAATATTTTTATTGACATGCGGATAAAAAGCTTTCAACACGATAATAACTATCAATTAGAAGATTTAGCTATCGAAACTGCAGCCTCTGTATTATTCACCAGCCTGGGTAATAATATGCCTGTAGAGGTATTTTCCGAACTAATTTCAGCCGGCAGCCTGGTTGGTAGACATTACAACGATTACTGGGATATTATGGATACACTCATTACATTTTCTCCTAAAAGTAAGACAGATTTCAGTATATATTTAGTCAACCAGAGTTTTTATCTACCCCCCGGCAGTTGCCTTTTTCTCATTACACCTCTGATCAATTTACAGGATGCTGCAACCTTTATGAGCCTTAAACAAAAGGGATACATAATTAACCTATTCTTCCTTACTTTTAATGAATTAAGCAAGAGCGAAAGAACCATCCTTGATCGTTTAAACTGTACAGGCGTTAAAGTTTTTGTACTGAATCCATCGGAGGTCACCGAAGATGGCAGCCGAACAATTTGA
- a CDS encoding glutathione ABC transporter substrate-binding protein codes for MRIARVFGIVLLLVLVPFLVVACGPADDVGEGEPIPEGGGDLIIATLSDAVSMDPHGSNDVPSSNIAYNIYESLVYFDMNSELQPLLATEWEALDDTTWEFTLREGVKFHDDTDFTAEAVKATFDRLLDPDIASPRLFLFGMIEEVIVVDDYTVQFVTQFPFAPLPAHLAHNGGAIISPAAIEKDYAEMAAGNEPGTYLSQNPVGTGFFRFENWTPGSELTLVRYENYWGEPAQLESVTFKVVPENLTRLSELETGFAHIADPIQPSDLSRVENMPNAHIYTQSSTSLAYIGFQCEKEPFNDVRVRQAISMAINKDDIIEGVYEGTAIPAVGPIAPGVFGYDPSVSTIPYDVDQARELLVEAGYADGFSTSIWTNDNPARIQIAEYVQSKLSELNIDVSIEVVEWGAYLDGTAEGNHEMFILGWSTPTLDADYATYALFHSSNIGAPGNRSYFSDPEVDELLDLGRQESDPDLRLQYYREVQEKLVELAPMLYLLHIEDLVGVSDSVKNFEMTSARIFQLRNVYIEQ; via the coding sequence ATGAGAATTGCTCGTGTTTTTGGGATTGTATTACTCCTGGTATTGGTGCCCTTTCTGGTGGTAGCCTGTGGACCTGCAGACGATGTAGGTGAAGGGGAACCAATTCCTGAGGGTGGCGGAGACCTGATTATTGCTACTCTATCAGACGCCGTCTCTATGGACCCGCATGGTTCCAACGATGTTCCTTCAAGCAACATAGCCTATAACATCTATGAATCACTGGTTTATTTTGATATGAACAGTGAACTGCAGCCTTTACTGGCAACAGAGTGGGAAGCTTTAGACGACACAACATGGGAATTTACCCTGCGCGAAGGGGTTAAATTCCACGATGATACTGACTTTACCGCTGAAGCTGTAAAAGCTACCTTTGACCGTCTGCTGGATCCCGACATCGCATCACCCAGGCTCTTCCTGTTTGGAATGATCGAAGAGGTAATTGTAGTTGATGACTATACTGTTCAATTTGTAACCCAATTCCCGTTTGCCCCGCTGCCGGCTCACCTTGCTCATAACGGAGGCGCTATTATCAGTCCGGCAGCAATCGAAAAAGATTATGCTGAAATGGCAGCAGGAAATGAACCGGGGACTTACCTGTCACAAAATCCCGTAGGTACCGGCTTTTTCCGGTTTGAGAACTGGACACCGGGTAGCGAATTAACCCTGGTCCGCTATGAAAATTACTGGGGTGAACCTGCTCAACTGGAAAGTGTTACATTCAAGGTTGTTCCTGAAAACCTGACCCGCCTGTCCGAACTGGAAACCGGCTTTGCTCATATTGCCGATCCGATTCAACCCAGTGATTTAAGCCGTGTAGAAAATATGCCAAATGCACATATCTATACGCAGTCAAGCACCTCATTGGCTTATATAGGCTTCCAGTGTGAGAAAGAACCTTTCAATGATGTTCGGGTACGTCAGGCAATTTCCATGGCAATCAACAAAGATGATATTATTGAAGGGGTTTACGAAGGAACAGCTATTCCTGCAGTTGGTCCTATTGCTCCAGGGGTTTTCGGATACGATCCTTCCGTGAGCACAATTCCTTATGATGTTGACCAGGCTCGTGAATTGCTGGTTGAAGCAGGTTATGCAGATGGATTTTCAACCTCAATCTGGACCAATGATAACCCTGCCCGTATCCAAATTGCCGAATATGTGCAGTCTAAGCTGAGTGAGTTAAATATTGATGTAAGTATCGAAGTAGTTGAGTGGGGAGCCTACTTGGATGGCACAGCAGAAGGTAACCATGAGATGTTTATCCTCGGTTGGTCAACTCCCACACTAGATGCAGATTATGCAACTTATGCACTATTCCATTCCAGCAATATTGGCGCTCCCGGCAACCGTTCATACTTCAGCGATCCCGAAGTAGATGAATTGCTGGATCTGGGTCGCCAGGAATCAGATCCCGATCTGCGTCTTCAGTACTATCGGGAAGTACAGGAAAAACTGGTTGAATTAGCTCCCATGCTTTATCTCTTACACATTGAAGATTTGGTCGGTGTAAGTGACAGTGTCAAGAATTTTGAAATGACTTCAGCCAGAATATTCCAGCTTCGCAATGTATATATTGAGCAATAA
- a CDS encoding transglutaminase-like domain-containing protein, with the protein MAAEQFDIDRKIRLTIIFVMSAAMATALIQGLGYIVPGFFARSLYVLLFLALYTVIHYFPLVSIIFPLLLTAVVTIFFWNTPLLIAKITPLFIMPQPSDSLFWPLATILAITLFHYLVVFKFKNTLILLIAGLFAFIPLWYLYVDSAYPSAIFYTTSWLMLISYERGAGIWVRAVKSKKEVKDLSEMRQSWLTYTSIILSVAIFTTLILPKEIAPLPFPRLHIWVNQNLTFLKNLRTTDDPDIRGDGGDFDLFTFGFEEGAILGGPLYQDDKVMLEVTGKGGFYLQGTFRDYYTGQNWINSSEFIEGSDFNKPKEIMDNYLSETELTIRHIRLRTRTVFSIPFPAEISQLPGIMLKDRHGGIVMSQSIPLYYEYSVNGHYLAYRTNFSLLEEESGIPETIHNYLRLPVSLPERVHKLAYELTADTDGYYAKIKAIETYLRNNYTYTTELPSLPENRDFVDFFLFDLKEGYCTAFASALAIMGRAAGIPTRYVVGFIIPESPSTGGKYRIAGSNAHAWVEGYIPGIGWLPFEATPGFRTTDDLPLARNQPYHDFSIAPDGDFRIATARSRELLDFEDNYYPEFSTIDNSVDSISFLKGLVRVLIAATVITLLIIGIFIYRRYKYVKKKIRNMKSKEPRQKIVAFYNLSLQLLDRIVLGKIAGETPLEYSRRIKRDVHSWTLNFATISEEVSVALYSKDEVSEDLAHQAEMFFFHIFDRYLAQVGKVTAFIEILIQGRYFTSY; encoded by the coding sequence ATGGCAGCCGAACAATTTGATATTGACCGTAAGATTCGCCTTACTATTATCTTTGTAATGAGCGCCGCTATGGCCACAGCGCTTATCCAGGGGTTAGGCTATATAGTTCCAGGGTTTTTTGCCCGATCATTATATGTCTTACTGTTTTTAGCACTATACACCGTAATCCATTATTTCCCTCTGGTCTCAATTATTTTTCCATTACTCCTCACAGCCGTGGTTACTATTTTCTTCTGGAATACACCTCTGCTAATTGCAAAAATTACACCTCTATTTATCATGCCGCAACCATCCGACTCTTTGTTCTGGCCTCTTGCCACAATTTTAGCCATAACTTTATTTCATTACCTGGTAGTATTCAAATTTAAAAATACCCTGATTCTTCTCATTGCCGGTCTGTTTGCTTTCATACCCCTCTGGTATCTTTATGTTGACTCAGCATATCCTTCTGCAATATTTTATACCACAAGCTGGCTTATGCTAATCAGCTATGAAAGAGGAGCAGGTATCTGGGTAAGAGCAGTAAAAAGCAAGAAGGAAGTAAAAGATTTATCGGAAATGCGACAAAGCTGGCTTACTTACACGAGCATAATTTTATCAGTTGCCATATTTACTACTTTGATTCTGCCTAAAGAGATAGCTCCATTACCGTTTCCCAGGCTGCATATCTGGGTTAACCAAAACTTAACTTTCCTGAAAAACCTTAGAACTACTGATGATCCGGATATCAGGGGAGATGGAGGCGATTTTGACCTTTTTACATTTGGGTTTGAGGAAGGAGCTATTCTGGGCGGTCCGCTTTATCAAGATGATAAAGTTATGCTGGAGGTAACAGGAAAAGGAGGTTTTTACCTCCAGGGTACATTTCGTGATTACTATACCGGACAGAACTGGATAAACAGCTCTGAATTTATTGAAGGAAGTGATTTCAATAAACCAAAAGAAATAATGGATAATTACCTTTCTGAAACCGAACTCACTATAAGACATATCCGTTTGAGAACCAGAACTGTTTTTTCAATCCCCTTTCCGGCTGAAATATCACAGCTGCCCGGCATAATGCTGAAAGACAGGCACGGCGGGATAGTAATGTCCCAAAGCATACCTCTATATTACGAATACAGTGTCAATGGACATTACCTCGCCTACAGAACGAATTTTTCCCTCTTAGAAGAAGAGAGCGGTATTCCGGAAACAATACACAATTATCTAAGGCTGCCTGTTAGTCTCCCGGAGAGAGTGCATAAACTGGCTTATGAGTTAACTGCAGACACAGACGGATACTATGCTAAAATAAAAGCGATCGAGACATACCTGCGCAATAATTATACATATACGACTGAATTACCAAGTTTGCCTGAGAATAGGGATTTCGTAGACTTTTTCTTGTTTGATCTTAAAGAAGGTTACTGTACTGCATTTGCTTCAGCTTTAGCTATTATGGGCAGAGCTGCCGGCATTCCAACCCGCTATGTTGTAGGATTTATTATACCTGAATCTCCTTCCACCGGGGGAAAATACCGGATTGCCGGCTCAAATGCACATGCCTGGGTTGAGGGATACATCCCAGGAATAGGTTGGCTGCCTTTCGAAGCCACACCGGGCTTCAGAACAACTGACGACCTCCCTTTAGCCAGGAATCAGCCATATCATGATTTCTCAATCGCACCAGATGGTGACTTCAGAATTGCAACCGCCCGGAGCCGCGAACTTCTCGACTTTGAGGATAATTACTATCCGGAATTTTCAACCATAGATAACAGTGTCGATTCGATTAGCTTTCTCAAAGGGTTGGTCCGGGTATTAATTGCCGCTACAGTTATTACCCTGCTTATTATCGGCATCTTTATCTACCGCCGTTATAAGTATGTAAAGAAAAAGATCCGGAATATGAAAAGCAAAGAACCCAGGCAAAAAATTGTAGCTTTCTATAACTTGTCTCTCCAACTGTTGGATAGGATCGTATTGGGTAAAATAGCCGGAGAGACTCCCCTGGAATACAGCCGCAGAATAAAGCGAGATGTTCATTCCTGGACTCTAAATTTCGCGACTATATCCGAAGAGGTTAGTGTTGCATTATACAGCAAAGATGAGGTGTCAGAAGATCTGGCTCACCAGGCAGAAATGTTTTTCTTCCATATCTTTGATCGGTACCTGGCCCAGGTCGGAAAGGTCACTGCCTTTATAGAAATTCTGATCCAGGGCAGGTACTTTACCAGTTATTAA
- a CDS encoding ABC transporter permease: protein MLQFFVRRLIQTIPVVIGVTILVFSLMHLIPGDPAQIIAGEAAPAAQVEAIRERLGLNDPIPIQYLRYMGNLLQGDLGQSIRSSRPVTGEIQARFWITMRLAIYSMVVSIFIGLIAGVISAVRKYSLLDSLLMVVALFGLSMPNFWLGLMLIKYIAIELALVPPSGWGTWQQAILPVLTLGTGGAAIIARMTRSSMLDVINQDYIRTARAKGLKERVVIYKHGLKNALIPVVTVIGIEAGMLLSGTVLAETVFAINGMGRLAIDAIRARDFPLVQGIVLVFALTFVLVNMLVDISYRYLNKRIDLN, encoded by the coding sequence TTGCTTCAATTTTTTGTTCGGAGACTTATCCAGACAATCCCCGTCGTCATCGGCGTAACCATATTGGTTTTTTCCCTGATGCACCTTATCCCCGGTGATCCGGCCCAGATCATAGCCGGTGAAGCAGCCCCCGCAGCCCAGGTGGAAGCAATCAGGGAGAGGTTGGGTTTAAATGATCCCATACCGATCCAGTACTTAAGATACATGGGCAACCTACTGCAGGGTGATCTGGGGCAATCGATCCGGAGCAGCAGGCCTGTAACAGGTGAGATACAGGCCAGGTTCTGGATCACAATGAGGCTTGCCATTTACAGCATGGTAGTAAGCATTTTTATCGGCCTGATCGCCGGTGTTATATCGGCTGTCCGTAAGTACAGCTTGCTTGATTCCCTTTTGATGGTTGTTGCCTTATTCGGATTATCCATGCCCAATTTTTGGCTGGGCTTGATGTTGATCAAGTATATTGCAATTGAGCTGGCTCTCGTGCCACCTTCTGGTTGGGGAACCTGGCAGCAGGCTATACTGCCGGTTTTAACACTTGGAACGGGAGGCGCGGCTATCATTGCCCGGATGACCAGGTCGAGTATGTTGGATGTGATCAACCAGGATTATATCCGGACAGCACGGGCGAAGGGGCTCAAAGAGAGGGTAGTGATCTATAAACACGGTCTGAAGAATGCCCTAATCCCGGTAGTCACGGTTATCGGAATTGAAGCTGGTATGCTGCTCTCCGGAACAGTGCTTGCCGAGACAGTATTTGCTATAAATGGCATGGGACGCCTGGCGATAGATGCCATCAGGGCTCGCGATTTCCCCCTTGTACAGGGTATTGTTCTGGTTTTTGCCCTGACATTCGTCCTGGTTAATATGCTCGTTGATATTTCATATCGTTATCTGAATAAAAGAATCGATCTTAATTAA